One window from the genome of Sporomusaceae bacterium encodes:
- a CDS encoding L,D-transpeptidase family protein produces the protein MMHDQFRQQPAILDHLDNCIEQAVTVYLDAVGGCQVTLTTWERRNGCWLPVCEAAAVIGRSGFIPPADKIEGDGGTPTGVYPLSLVFGYAATAHTAMPYRQITVKDYWVDDPASPQYNTWISGRLQASSWETMLRTDGLYRHGIVVEYNTRPVIPGKGSAIFVHLWRGPGEPTSGCVAMAEADLLEIIAWLEPGKRPVIVLGVQ, from the coding sequence ATGATGCATGACCAGTTCAGACAGCAACCCGCCATCCTCGACCACCTCGACAACTGCATCGAGCAGGCTGTGACCGTTTACCTCGATGCGGTCGGTGGCTGCCAAGTGACCTTGACCACCTGGGAGCGCCGGAACGGCTGCTGGCTGCCGGTTTGCGAAGCGGCGGCAGTCATCGGACGGAGCGGCTTTATTCCACCAGCCGATAAAATCGAAGGCGACGGCGGTACGCCAACAGGCGTCTATCCCCTCAGCCTTGTTTTTGGCTACGCGGCCACTGCTCACACCGCAATGCCTTACCGTCAGATTACAGTAAAGGACTATTGGGTCGACGACCCCGCATCGCCGCAGTACAACACCTGGATTAGCGGCAGACTACAGGCCTCGTCGTGGGAGACGATGCTACGAACGGACGGCCTCTACCGCCACGGGATCGTCGTGGAGTATAACACCCGGCCGGTGATTCCGGGCAAGGGCAGCGCGATCTTCGTCCACCTGTGGCGTGGGCCCGGGGAACCTACGAGTGGCTGCGTCGCTATGGCCGAGGCCGATCTCCTGGAGATTATCGCCTGGTTGGAGCCTGGGAAGAGGCCGGTGATTGTCCTCGGCGTGCAGTAA
- the fliB gene encoding flagellin lysine-N-methylase: MDETSIPRKIRLPSHVAAFRCAQCGECCTNKWRIKIDAVSFDKLCKKLAELGRQKELEDNFISGYIAPRFRFLPNGKCPYLSDKNLCRIQLELGGDYLFDICKVYPRHVFASQDALEFSLSLSCPTAVKTLQQGKITIAETDWPIKDGQGPEFFFMQPNTIQRYYPERSPVGNPLLPYSLLEDRFIELLQDRRSLVGPRMVALGQELGRLVPGGEPQKSDGSGNLREHLAQLFKMANIFLVNSRSPASSQTLCQRLLPLSADPPHPTESAKSAARPKLTLPRPDQYRQMVERYYYSSCDVGEGILENYLVNFVLDKSFYLRPPHLAYYRMAFAYAAIVAFSVGLGISTNRTVDEQTVLQAVYDVENIFYGTWFYPYAAATNAGKSPRQILERGLLLAAI; encoded by the coding sequence TTGGACGAGACGAGTATCCCACGTAAAATCAGACTTCCCAGCCACGTCGCCGCCTTTCGCTGCGCCCAATGCGGCGAATGCTGCACCAATAAGTGGCGGATCAAAATCGATGCCGTGTCCTTTGACAAGCTGTGTAAAAAACTCGCAGAACTTGGTAGACAAAAGGAACTAGAGGACAATTTCATAAGTGGTTACATTGCCCCCCGGTTTCGGTTTCTCCCTAACGGGAAGTGTCCCTATCTATCGGACAAAAACCTATGCCGCATCCAGCTCGAGCTTGGCGGAGACTATCTGTTCGACATCTGCAAGGTTTATCCGCGCCATGTATTCGCCTCTCAGGACGCGCTGGAATTTTCTTTGTCGCTTTCCTGTCCAACAGCGGTAAAAACGTTGCAGCAAGGCAAGATAACGATTGCCGAAACCGATTGGCCGATAAAGGACGGGCAAGGACCGGAATTTTTCTTTATGCAGCCGAACACTATCCAGCGCTATTACCCTGAACGAAGCCCTGTAGGCAATCCGCTTCTGCCTTACTCTCTGCTCGAAGACCGGTTTATCGAACTGCTCCAGGATCGGAGAAGCCTCGTTGGCCCGCGGATGGTCGCCCTGGGGCAGGAACTCGGGCGACTGGTTCCCGGAGGCGAACCACAGAAGTCGGACGGGTCAGGGAACTTGAGAGAACATTTAGCCCAGCTTTTTAAGATGGCAAATATTTTTTTGGTGAACTCCCGTTCGCCGGCAAGCTCGCAAACTCTCTGTCAGAGACTGCTTCCTCTATCGGCCGATCCGCCACACCCCACGGAAAGCGCCAAAAGTGCGGCCCGGCCTAAATTAACGCTGCCGCGCCCTGACCAATACCGGCAAATGGTCGAGCGATACTATTATTCGTCCTGCGATGTCGGCGAAGGTATCCTGGAGAACTATCTAGTTAATTTCGTATTGGATAAAAGCTTTTATCTGCGGCCGCCGCACCTCGCCTACTACCGGATGGCTTTCGCCTATGCCGCTATCGTTGCCTTCAGTGTCGGACTCGGTATTTCCACAAACCGGACCGTAGACGAGCAAACCGTGTTGCAGGCGGTTTACGATGTAGAGAACATCTTTTACGGCACTTGGTTTTATCCGTACGCCGCCGCGACCAATGCCGGGAAAAGCCCGCGGCAGATTCTGGAACGTGGTCTGCTCCTGGCCGCCATATAG
- the cobT gene encoding nicotinate-nucleotide--dimethylbenzimidazole phosphoribosyltransferase, translating to MLKDTIASIGPLDEAAMAACQLRIDNLTKPLGSLHGLEQLAVRMAGITGRPRPRDLGKYIILMAADHGVVAEGVSAYPREVTPQMVVNFLHGGAAINAFARHAGAQLILVDIGVGVELPQMVGLYREKIAPGTANIARGPAMTREQALRAIEVGVRMARVAVGQGAEVIGLGEMGIGNTTPSTAIIACYSRKTLSELTGRGTGLSAAAIAYKADVIGRAIAVNRPDPSDALDVLAKVGGFEIAGLVGVILGAAACRAAVVLDGIITSAAALLAVKLAPAARDYLVGSHFSCEPAHKEALKLIGLDAYLHLNMRLGEGTGAALGMRLIDAGLHVLNDMKTFGEAAVAVAQDGPGALRQRTDV from the coding sequence ATGCTGAAGGACACGATTGCCTCGATAGGTCCCCTGGACGAGGCGGCGATGGCCGCCTGTCAGCTGCGGATCGACAACCTGACCAAGCCGCTGGGCAGCCTGCACGGCCTTGAGCAGTTGGCTGTCCGGATGGCCGGCATAACCGGCCGCCCCAGACCGCGGGATTTGGGGAAATACATCATCCTGATGGCCGCTGACCACGGCGTGGTCGCCGAAGGGGTAAGCGCCTACCCACGTGAGGTTACCCCCCAGATGGTGGTCAACTTCTTGCACGGCGGCGCCGCTATCAACGCTTTCGCCCGCCACGCCGGAGCCCAACTGATTCTTGTCGATATCGGCGTTGGCGTCGAATTGCCCCAGATGGTCGGCCTGTACCGCGAGAAAATCGCTCCCGGCACCGCCAACATCGCCCGTGGTCCGGCAATGACCCGCGAGCAGGCTTTGCGGGCGATCGAAGTGGGCGTCAGAATGGCCCGGGTTGCCGTCGGACAGGGCGCGGAAGTCATTGGTCTCGGCGAGATGGGGATTGGCAACACGACGCCCAGCACGGCGATAATCGCCTGTTACAGCCGCAAAACCCTGTCCGAGCTCACCGGCCGCGGGACGGGGCTGTCGGCCGCCGCCATCGCCTATAAAGCGGATGTCATCGGCCGCGCCATCGCCGTGAACCGGCCCGACCCCTCTGACGCCCTAGACGTGCTCGCCAAAGTCGGCGGTTTCGAGATCGCCGGCCTGGTGGGCGTCATTCTCGGCGCCGCCGCCTGCCGGGCGGCAGTGGTGCTCGACGGTATTATAACGAGCGCCGCAGCGCTTTTGGCGGTGAAGCTCGCTCCCGCAGCCAGAGATTATCTCGTCGGTTCGCATTTTTCCTGCGAGCCGGCTCACAAGGAAGCCTTGAAACTTATTGGCCTTGACGCCTACCTTCATCTCAATATGAGACTGGGGGAGGGGACCGGCGCGGCCCTCGGCATGCGGCTGATCGATGCCGGCCTTCACGTGCTTAACGACATGAAGACCTTCGGCGAGGCGGCGGTGGCGGTTGCCCAGGACGGGCCGGGGGCGCTGCGGCAGAGGACGGATGTATAG
- the cobT gene encoding nicotinate-nucleotide--dimethylbenzimidazole phosphoribosyltransferase, which produces MKLLKETLASIVPLDDGVMAKVQVRLDSLTKPPGSLGRLEDIIRQYAGVTGEERPAIPRKCMVLAAADHGVARLGLSAYPIETTIHMTRNYLLSQGAGANALAKFCGADMVVVDMGVAGDLSDVPGLWHRKIAHGTADFTQGPAMSREQAIQAIETGIEIVVDRCGNGYRCFSIGEMGIGNTTSSAAIVAAFTGITPEQATGRGTGISDSRLAIKIDAVRRGLAVNRPDRTDGLDILATVGGFEIGALAGVILGAAAHRCLVVIDGFNASAAALIATSLAADAREYLLASHLSAEPAHTKMLEYLGLEAYIDMGLRLGEATGASLAMNLLDAAIKMLDEMATFAEAGVCRESQEVLKSC; this is translated from the coding sequence ATGAAGTTGCTCAAGGAAACACTGGCCTCGATTGTGCCGCTTGACGACGGCGTAATGGCCAAAGTTCAGGTTAGGCTGGACAGCCTTACCAAGCCGCCGGGCAGCCTGGGCAGGCTGGAGGATATCATCCGCCAGTACGCAGGCGTCACCGGCGAGGAGCGGCCCGCCATCCCCAGGAAGTGCATGGTGCTGGCAGCCGCCGACCACGGCGTAGCCCGGCTGGGGCTCAGCGCTTACCCGATCGAGACGACGATCCACATGACCCGCAATTACCTCCTTTCCCAAGGGGCCGGCGCCAACGCCCTGGCAAAATTCTGCGGCGCCGACATGGTTGTCGTCGATATGGGTGTGGCGGGCGACCTGTCTGACGTTCCCGGCCTGTGGCACCGCAAGATCGCACACGGCACCGCCGATTTTACCCAGGGACCGGCTATGTCGAGGGAGCAGGCGATTCAGGCGATTGAAACCGGTATCGAAATCGTCGTAGATCGGTGCGGAAACGGCTACCGCTGTTTCAGCATCGGCGAGATGGGGATCGGCAACACAACATCCAGCGCGGCCATTGTTGCGGCTTTCACGGGGATAACTCCCGAGCAGGCAACCGGCCGCGGCACCGGCATCTCGGACAGTCGCCTGGCCATTAAAATCGACGCCGTCAGGCGGGGTTTGGCGGTCAACCGCCCCGACCGCACCGACGGGCTTGACATCCTGGCCACAGTCGGTGGCTTCGAAATCGGTGCCTTGGCCGGGGTGATCCTCGGCGCCGCAGCCCATCGCTGCCTTGTCGTCATCGACGGCTTCAACGCCAGCGCCGCCGCCCTCATCGCGACGTCCTTGGCCGCCGACGCACGGGAGTATCTGCTGGCGTCCCATCTCTCCGCCGAGCCGGCCCACACGAAGATGCTCGAATATCTCGGTCTCGAAGCTTACATCGATATGGGGCTTCGCCTCGGTGAGGCCACCGGCGCTTCGCTGGCCATGAACCTTCTCGACGCGGCGATCAAGATGCTGGACGAGATGGCCACCTTTGCCGAGGCCGGCGTTTGCCGCGAGAGCCAGGAGGTCTTGAAATCATGCTGA
- a CDS encoding threo-3-hydroxy-L-aspartate ammonia-lyase, with amino-acid sequence MFDKVLAAARRIDGVAHRTPVMTSRLLNGVTGNTVYLKCENFQRMGAFKFRGAYNAVTALPPEERARGVVTYSSGNHAQAIALTGKLLGIATTVIMPSDAPAVKFAATEGYGATIVKYDKEKTTREKVADELTAQYGYTLIPPFDHEEVVAGQGTAAKELIEDTGSLDYLFSPCGGGGLLSGTAISAKHLLPDCRVIGVEPELADDAVRSFKTGELHTVHNPPTIADGLRTPSLGKITFPLVRKYVDDMVTVSEEEIISTMYYLWTRLKIVVEPSGAVSLAPLFHRKLPIVGKRVGVILSGGNVDVREVGKLFAAVSG; translated from the coding sequence ATGTTTGACAAAGTACTGGCTGCGGCCAGACGGATCGACGGTGTAGCCCACCGCACACCGGTTATGACGTCCAGGCTTCTTAACGGGGTTACCGGCAACACCGTATACCTCAAGTGCGAGAACTTCCAGCGGATGGGGGCTTTCAAATTCCGGGGCGCGTACAACGCCGTTACAGCGCTGCCGCCTGAAGAGCGTGCGCGGGGCGTCGTGACTTATTCCTCCGGCAACCACGCCCAGGCAATCGCCCTCACCGGCAAGTTGCTGGGCATTGCCACGACCGTTATCATGCCCTCCGACGCACCGGCGGTGAAGTTTGCCGCCACCGAAGGCTACGGGGCGACGATAGTTAAGTACGACAAAGAGAAAACGACGCGGGAGAAGGTGGCCGACGAGCTGACCGCCCAATACGGTTATACGCTGATCCCGCCCTTCGATCACGAGGAGGTCGTTGCGGGACAGGGGACAGCCGCCAAGGAACTCATCGAGGACACCGGCAGCCTGGATTACTTATTCTCTCCCTGCGGCGGCGGCGGGTTGCTTTCCGGCACCGCCATCAGCGCCAAGCATCTTCTGCCAGATTGCCGGGTTATCGGCGTCGAGCCCGAGTTGGCCGACGATGCCGTCCGTTCGTTCAAAACGGGCGAACTGCACACCGTGCATAACCCGCCCACGATCGCCGACGGTCTCCGCACGCCCTCGCTGGGGAAAATAACTTTTCCGCTTGTGCGCAAGTATGTCGATGATATGGTTACCGTCAGTGAAGAGGAAATAATCAGTACGATGTACTATCTGTGGACCCGTCTCAAAATAGTGGTAGAGCCCTCGGGGGCCGTCTCGCTCGCTCCTCTGTTCCACCGCAAGCTGCCCATCGTCGGCAAGCGGGTCGGCGTCATCCTCAGCGGCGGCAACGTCGATGTTCGTGAGGTCGGCAAACTGTTTGCAGCGGTTAGCGGCTGA